A region of Bifidobacterium adolescentis ATCC 15703 DNA encodes the following proteins:
- a CDS encoding PucR family transcriptional regulator: MNSEQADILDLLSGHTDDTTIERLAFECLLTNMTDDRVVSLMNILGWQGDFNCFAIGGVPSASLASTSLAIRKAVRDLGGEHVVIGTYGTFLLALACQMGAVTPEVTCTAVMPAFSEDEPLYLSPVRSGVAGASHALRETMFSLQAAPALSTPSRPLRADELLPERALLGDDYAREELYRNVYQVLRGENPDDPTYLTVSTFLKYGSSLENTAKELNVHPNTVRYRLKRAAETTGWDATDPRDAYVLTTALAIGRMRDR; this comes from the coding sequence ATGAACTCCGAGCAGGCAGACATCCTCGACCTTTTGTCAGGCCATACCGACGATACGACCATCGAGCGGTTGGCTTTCGAATGCCTGTTGACGAACATGACCGACGATCGTGTGGTCTCCTTGATGAACATTCTCGGATGGCAAGGCGATTTCAACTGTTTTGCGATCGGCGGGGTGCCTTCGGCCAGTCTTGCCTCGACATCCCTCGCCATCCGCAAGGCGGTGCGCGATTTGGGTGGCGAGCATGTGGTCATCGGCACGTACGGCACTTTCCTGCTGGCTTTGGCTTGCCAGATGGGCGCGGTCACGCCGGAGGTGACCTGTACCGCGGTCATGCCGGCGTTCAGCGAGGACGAGCCACTGTATTTGAGCCCGGTCCGTTCCGGTGTGGCGGGGGCTTCGCATGCGTTGCGTGAGACGATGTTCTCGCTGCAGGCGGCTCCGGCGCTGTCCACTCCTTCCCGTCCGCTGCGTGCCGACGAGCTGTTGCCGGAGCGTGCGCTGCTGGGTGATGATTACGCGCGTGAAGAACTGTATCGGAACGTATATCAGGTGCTGCGCGGCGAGAATCCCGATGATCCCACTTATCTGACGGTGTCCACGTTCCTGAAGTATGGCAGTTCGTTGGAGAACACGGCGAAGGAGCTGAATGTGCATCCGAACACCGTGCGCTACCGCTTGAAGCGTGCCGCCGAAACAACCGGCTGGGATGCCACCGATCCGCGTGACGCGTATGTGCTGACGACCGCGCTGGCGATTGGCCGTATGCGCGACCGCTGA
- a CDS encoding DUF6020 family protein gives MPTMSENKKAGKADTFLSWTLGVLACLWVAWCCGIGPLYWFGTGLADFGWANVLYMAIAFVVSFAILWSLVRYGRGERVLPTYFSRRYVKLCQEVSGTPTTVLGIMLRHLSDAAHSRPGRAIHAVIVWIGRKLTRCTDCWWKLMLLFVIGWLWIPTILLAAYGADIRSQIREFSWALNQWTGLKQPYIGFFSFVPMDIYPTAHYMWPANPTYLTDQHNIVLTVFYGAFAAVSRYFTDSNDAGIVALAALQWLFAAFCCAATANRFFNLPWRRLGVGTFDFSHPERHDCWNMRDFTHPEAGVVARPSRLRAGAKTRFVILLFFMVCPLAVFATISLTKSPLFAFAFVWWFGVWYELHMTHIKALPTINGKPMKLRKRSLAALFMSSCVMLISAKYAWYIILFAALLAIINDRKRWKTYVVALMLPTVLIHGGLVYLVNSGAVIGGDPIESRGIQLQQIARVAKYNPQGIPEDAAKKLAPVFNLDQMAESYFQQDADPVKSSGIQSKKVSYKWRTVTKDDMKDFNDAWWQIVKANPQIALDALFAECFGYFNVTDLPYVSMDYYVNNDYVQSDNEWIHLYNHQWRNQVAGFAKKWGQIPVLGWVTHGNLYVTLTLLIGAAEVVLRRWRSLSWHLPLLLLMGVMITAPANNFERHMLPIAFVFGFLCLEFWRESRAARLAAREASYVGTSTAGKRRIGGHRIDR, from the coding sequence ATGCCGACTATGAGCGAAAACAAGAAAGCCGGAAAAGCCGACACGTTCCTCAGCTGGACGTTGGGCGTGCTCGCATGCCTGTGGGTGGCGTGGTGCTGCGGCATCGGCCCGCTGTACTGGTTTGGCACCGGACTCGCCGACTTCGGCTGGGCCAACGTGCTGTACATGGCGATCGCCTTCGTTGTTTCGTTTGCTATATTGTGGTCGCTGGTCCGTTACGGCCGTGGCGAGCGCGTGCTGCCGACGTATTTCTCACGTCGGTACGTCAAGCTGTGTCAGGAGGTGTCCGGCACGCCGACGACGGTATTGGGCATCATGCTGCGCCATCTGAGCGACGCCGCGCATAGCCGTCCGGGGCGCGCCATCCATGCGGTGATCGTCTGGATTGGTCGCAAGCTGACACGTTGCACCGACTGCTGGTGGAAGCTCATGCTGCTGTTCGTCATCGGCTGGCTGTGGATTCCGACCATCCTGCTTGCCGCGTACGGCGCCGACATCCGCTCCCAGATCCGCGAATTCAGCTGGGCGTTGAACCAGTGGACCGGACTGAAACAGCCGTACATCGGCTTCTTCTCATTCGTGCCGATGGACATCTATCCGACCGCGCATTACATGTGGCCGGCCAATCCCACGTATCTGACCGACCAGCACAACATCGTGCTGACCGTTTTCTACGGTGCGTTCGCCGCGGTCTCCCGGTATTTCACCGATTCCAACGACGCCGGCATCGTGGCGCTGGCCGCGCTGCAATGGCTGTTCGCCGCGTTCTGCTGCGCCGCCACCGCCAATCGTTTCTTCAATCTGCCGTGGCGTAGGCTGGGCGTCGGCACGTTCGACTTCTCCCATCCCGAACGGCACGACTGCTGGAACATGCGCGATTTCACCCATCCCGAGGCGGGTGTGGTGGCGCGTCCGTCCAGACTGCGCGCCGGCGCGAAGACGCGTTTCGTGATTCTGCTGTTCTTCATGGTGTGCCCGTTGGCGGTGTTCGCCACGATCTCACTGACCAAATCGCCGTTGTTCGCGTTCGCGTTCGTCTGGTGGTTCGGCGTGTGGTATGAGCTGCATATGACGCATATCAAGGCGCTGCCCACCATCAACGGCAAGCCCATGAAACTGCGCAAACGTTCCTTGGCGGCACTGTTCATGTCGAGCTGCGTCATGCTGATCAGCGCCAAATACGCGTGGTACATCATTCTGTTCGCCGCGCTGCTGGCCATCATCAACGACCGTAAACGTTGGAAGACGTACGTGGTCGCATTGATGCTGCCGACCGTGCTCATCCATGGCGGCCTCGTCTATCTGGTGAACAGCGGTGCCGTCATCGGCGGCGATCCGATCGAAAGCCGTGGCATCCAGCTGCAGCAGATCGCTCGCGTGGCGAAATACAATCCGCAGGGCATTCCCGAGGACGCGGCCAAGAAACTCGCTCCCGTCTTCAACCTCGACCAGATGGCCGAATCGTACTTCCAGCAGGACGCCGACCCGGTGAAATCGTCGGGTATCCAGTCCAAGAAGGTCAGCTACAAGTGGCGTACCGTCACCAAGGACGACATGAAGGATTTCAATGACGCATGGTGGCAGATCGTCAAGGCGAATCCTCAGATCGCGCTCGATGCGCTCTTCGCCGAATGCTTCGGATACTTCAACGTGACCGACCTGCCATACGTGTCGATGGACTACTACGTGAACAACGATTACGTGCAGTCCGACAACGAATGGATTCACCTGTACAACCACCAGTGGCGCAACCAGGTGGCCGGCTTTGCCAAGAAATGGGGGCAGATTCCCGTGCTTGGCTGGGTGACGCACGGCAACCTGTATGTCACGCTGACACTGCTGATCGGCGCCGCCGAAGTGGTGCTGCGTCGATGGCGGTCGCTGTCATGGCATCTGCCGTTGCTGCTGCTTATGGGTGTGATGATCACCGCACCGGCCAACAATTTCGAACGGCATATGCTTCCGATCGCATTCGTGTTCGGATTCCTGTGCCTGGAGTTCTGGCGCGAGTCGCGTGCCGCGCGGCTTGCCGCACGCGAGGCGTCGTACGTTGGCACGTCGACGGCGGGCAAACGGCGTATCGGCGGGCACCGAATCGACAGATAG
- a CDS encoding biotin--[acetyl-CoA-carboxylase] ligase, which produces MTTILDSALTMPRTCVAADQVIALDSVGSTNTYAAELVRKGALFGSARRDGLDGCDGRDWTGREIVAICADEQTAGRGRLDHQWTSAVGESFIVSLVVSVPTAIVRDTSVNGWLQMIAGCEARNAIIAAIRDCGGPLGKDIVLKWPNDIFVDGKKLGGVLAEMVPLAATPIADGATGTTDVAAATERVGIVFGIGLNLTVPEDHLPTDKATSLQLVAHGLPDSMTLRDMIAAHLVDGLRSRLADFEADPHREATRAMEEMRPVCWTLDKPCEAHFVDGTTLRGTALELNPDASLTIRDDNGNLHTVHTADVGVLPQ; this is translated from the coding sequence ATGACGACCATATTGGATTCCGCATTGACCATGCCACGCACCTGCGTCGCGGCCGACCAGGTGATCGCGCTGGACTCAGTGGGCTCCACCAACACGTACGCCGCCGAATTGGTGCGCAAAGGCGCGCTGTTCGGCTCGGCCAGACGAGATGGCCTCGATGGCTGCGATGGACGCGATTGGACCGGCCGTGAAATCGTGGCGATCTGCGCCGACGAGCAGACCGCCGGCCGTGGCCGTCTCGACCATCAATGGACCAGCGCGGTGGGGGAGTCGTTCATCGTCTCCCTGGTGGTCAGCGTGCCTACGGCGATTGTGCGGGACACGTCCGTCAACGGCTGGCTGCAGATGATCGCCGGCTGCGAGGCGCGCAACGCGATTATCGCGGCCATCCGCGATTGCGGCGGCCCGCTCGGCAAGGACATCGTGCTCAAATGGCCGAACGACATTTTCGTCGACGGCAAGAAACTGGGCGGCGTGCTCGCCGAAATGGTTCCGCTTGCCGCAACTCCCATCGCGGACGGTGCGACTGGTACCACTGATGTGGCTGCCGCAACGGAACGCGTCGGCATCGTCTTCGGCATCGGCCTGAACCTGACCGTCCCCGAAGACCATCTGCCAACCGACAAGGCCACGTCGCTGCAGCTGGTCGCGCATGGCCTGCCCGATTCCATGACATTGCGCGACATGATCGCGGCCCATCTGGTGGACGGTTTGCGATCAAGGCTCGCCGATTTCGAAGCCGACCCGCATCGCGAGGCCACGCGTGCGATGGAGGAGATGCGTCCGGTCTGCTGGACGCTCGACAAGCCATGCGAGGCGCATTTCGTGGACGGCACCACCCTGCGCGGCACCGCGCTGGAACTCAACCCCGACGCCTCCCTCACCATCAGAGACGACAACGGCAACCTGCACACCGTGCACACCGCCGACGTAGGCGTCCTACCCCAATAA
- a CDS encoding biotin transporter BioY, with product MRNAILTISSAAKTATSGKFGAVLKSTLFAVLLAAASMAGAVPIPGTPVPITLQTFVVMLAALMLPWKQAGAAVLMYLAAGAAGLPVFAGGASTMALVGPSAGFLIGFLPAAVVTSLLKGKARVDSPKHAALTAARYLFACVAGCIVLDYLLGFIVQSAITGVAMPVVAIASMGFIVGDCIKAVVASLVASGLAKLQ from the coding sequence ATGCGCAACGCAATCCTGACCATCTCATCCGCAGCCAAAACGGCCACCAGCGGCAAATTCGGCGCCGTTTTGAAGTCCACGCTGTTCGCCGTGCTGCTCGCCGCCGCCTCCATGGCGGGCGCCGTGCCGATTCCGGGCACTCCGGTTCCGATCACCCTGCAGACCTTCGTGGTCATGCTGGCCGCGCTGATGCTGCCGTGGAAGCAGGCGGGCGCCGCGGTGCTCATGTATCTGGCCGCGGGCGCGGCTGGTCTGCCGGTGTTCGCCGGCGGCGCGTCCACCATGGCTTTGGTCGGCCCGAGCGCCGGCTTCCTCATCGGTTTCCTGCCAGCCGCCGTCGTCACCTCGCTGCTCAAGGGCAAGGCGCGTGTCGATTCCCCGAAGCATGCTGCGTTGACCGCCGCACGGTATCTGTTCGCCTGCGTGGCCGGCTGCATCGTGCTTGACTATCTGCTCGGCTTCATCGTGCAGTCCGCCATTACGGGCGTGGCGATGCCGGTGGTGGCCATCGCTTCGATGGGCTTCATTGTGGGCGATTGCATCAAGGCGGTTGTGGCTTCGTTGGTCGCGAGTGGACTGGCAAAGCTGCAGTGA
- a CDS encoding biotin carboxylase N-terminal domain-containing protein, with protein sequence MPKNVNKLLVANRGEIALRVVRTAREMGIPTVAVYAEQDRHAQYVQMADDAYLLSGDTYKDTYLNEDLLIDILQRSGADAVHPGYGFLSEVASFAQKVLDAGATWVGPNPKALVDLGDKITARRVATFAKVPPVPGISQSISDMRLLLDFAHTHGYPLMLKRTDGGGGRGITLVHNDDELRGFYMNHDALQGGDLDEYFVERFIDKGRHVETQCGRDSHGNFTVYSTRDCSVQRRNQKLVEEAPASFLPDGVLEQLETYSRRLFDAVDYVGLGTCEFMVTEQGKVYFLEVNPRLQVEHTVSEEVCGLDLVREQLTIANGGELTVDHPLRGHSFELRLTCEDPAKNLAPSSGTLTKLAWPSGPGIRVDSGVVEGDTVSPKFDSMMGKLVVTASDRATAVARVRRALEELKVEGVPTPASLFEQIFNDDEFTAEHGVAYDVSTKWLERKYLNKEASSTKGGQPASMAGASGAKEAEQKESSETFVIEVNNHRVSLTVPNDIVANLTGGAKARDAKRAIQPLRGQGLHHVEKKQQGNDGQSGVIASPMQAVVTRINVVEGQDVAKGDLLVVLESMKMENYVYAPVKGTVTKIFVGPAAGIEAGETLMTIDVNGASKAADGKPATDGNTETKTEGGAK encoded by the coding sequence ATGCCTAAGAATGTCAACAAACTACTGGTGGCGAATCGCGGCGAAATCGCGCTTCGAGTCGTGCGCACCGCACGTGAGATGGGGATTCCCACGGTCGCGGTCTACGCCGAACAGGACCGTCACGCACAGTACGTGCAGATGGCCGATGATGCGTATCTGCTGTCTGGCGACACCTACAAGGACACGTATCTCAACGAGGATCTGCTCATCGACATCCTGCAGCGCAGCGGTGCCGACGCGGTGCACCCCGGCTATGGCTTCCTTTCCGAAGTCGCAAGCTTCGCGCAGAAGGTCCTCGACGCCGGCGCCACGTGGGTCGGCCCGAATCCGAAGGCGCTCGTCGACCTGGGCGACAAGATCACGGCCCGCCGCGTGGCCACTTTCGCGAAGGTGCCGCCGGTTCCCGGCATTTCCCAGTCGATTTCCGACATGCGACTGCTGCTCGACTTCGCGCACACGCACGGCTATCCGCTGATGCTCAAGCGCACCGACGGCGGTGGCGGCCGCGGCATCACGCTCGTGCACAACGACGACGAGCTGCGTGGCTTCTACATGAACCACGATGCGCTGCAGGGCGGCGATTTGGACGAGTATTTCGTCGAACGGTTCATCGACAAGGGCCGTCACGTCGAAACGCAGTGCGGACGCGATTCGCACGGCAATTTCACCGTGTATTCCACCCGCGACTGCTCCGTGCAGCGCCGCAACCAGAAGCTTGTTGAGGAAGCTCCGGCGTCGTTCCTTCCCGACGGCGTGCTCGAACAGCTGGAAACCTATTCCCGCCGCCTGTTCGACGCGGTCGATTACGTAGGACTTGGCACCTGCGAATTCATGGTGACCGAGCAGGGCAAGGTCTACTTCCTGGAAGTCAATCCGCGTCTGCAGGTGGAACACACCGTCAGCGAAGAGGTCTGCGGCCTCGATTTGGTGCGAGAACAGCTCACCATCGCCAACGGCGGCGAGCTAACCGTCGACCACCCGCTGCGCGGACACAGCTTCGAACTGCGTCTGACCTGCGAGGATCCAGCCAAGAACCTCGCGCCGAGCTCCGGCACGCTGACCAAGCTCGCATGGCCGTCCGGCCCGGGCATCCGCGTCGATTCCGGCGTGGTGGAAGGCGACACCGTCTCCCCGAAGTTCGATTCGATGATGGGCAAGCTCGTGGTCACCGCCTCCGACCGTGCGACAGCCGTGGCACGTGTGCGCCGCGCGTTGGAAGAGCTCAAGGTGGAAGGCGTGCCGACCCCGGCAAGCCTGTTCGAGCAGATCTTCAACGACGACGAGTTCACCGCCGAGCATGGCGTGGCCTACGACGTGAGCACGAAATGGCTGGAACGCAAGTACCTGAACAAGGAAGCATCCTCCACCAAGGGCGGCCAGCCGGCATCCATGGCCGGCGCTTCGGGTGCGAAGGAAGCCGAGCAGAAGGAATCCAGCGAAACCTTCGTCATCGAAGTCAACAACCATCGTGTGTCGCTGACCGTGCCGAACGACATCGTGGCCAACCTGACCGGCGGCGCCAAGGCGCGTGACGCCAAGCGCGCCATCCAGCCGCTGCGCGGACAGGGCCTGCACCACGTCGAAAAGAAGCAGCAGGGCAACGACGGCCAGTCCGGTGTGATCGCCAGCCCGATGCAGGCGGTCGTCACACGCATCAACGTCGTCGAAGGCCAGGACGTGGCCAAGGGCGACCTGCTCGTCGTGCTCGAATCCATGAAGATGGAGAACTACGTGTACGCGCCGGTCAAGGGCACCGTCACCAAGATATTCGTCGGCCCGGCGGCAGGCATCGAAGCGGGCGAGACGTTGATGACCATTGACGTCAACGGCGCTTCCAAGGCGGCTGACGGCAAGCCGGCAACGGACGGTAATACGGAAACCAAGACGGAAGGCGGCGCGAAATGA
- a CDS encoding acyl-CoA carboxylase subunit beta, with the protein MEQQERLGDEAAAEARESQPIRTSVLRAAQLAAEAEDHARGRQHVKGKLTARERLDLLLDTGSFEEIGRFRGGDINGGRAGSAVITGFGEVFGRKVAVYAQDFSVKGGTLGVAEGRKICHLMDKALDLKVPIIALIDSGGARIQEGVAALTEYGHLFRKTCDASGFVPQLSLILGPCAGGAVYCPALTDLIIMTRENSNMFVTGPDVVKAATGEVISMDDLGGGYVHNATSGVAHYLGEDEADAIDYARTVLAYLPSNSDQQPPVYAYAATRADRDVAKRLATLVPDNDRQPYDVLDVIRCIVDYGEFVQVHELFAASAVVGFACIDGHPVGIVANQPNVNAGILDVDSSEKVARFVRLCDAFNLPVVTLVDTPGYKPGAEQEHAGIIRRGAKVIYAYANAQVPLVTIILRKAFGGAYIVMGSKSIGADMNFAWPSSQIAVLGAAGAVNIIHRKDLQKAKDNGKDVEALRAKYIADYERTTVNANLSLEMGEIDAMIDPEQTRETIIESLRLLASKKRVRRTSKHHGNQPL; encoded by the coding sequence ATGGAACAGCAGGAGCGACTGGGTGACGAAGCGGCTGCCGAAGCCCGCGAATCGCAGCCGATCCGTACGTCCGTGCTGCGTGCCGCGCAGCTCGCCGCCGAAGCCGAAGACCATGCCCGCGGTCGCCAGCACGTCAAAGGCAAGCTGACCGCGCGCGAACGTCTCGATCTGCTGCTTGATACCGGTTCCTTCGAGGAAATCGGCCGTTTCCGCGGCGGCGACATCAACGGTGGCCGCGCAGGCTCCGCCGTCATCACCGGCTTCGGCGAGGTGTTCGGCCGCAAAGTGGCCGTCTACGCGCAGGACTTCTCCGTCAAAGGCGGCACGCTTGGCGTGGCCGAAGGCCGCAAGATCTGCCATCTGATGGACAAGGCGCTCGACCTCAAGGTGCCGATCATCGCGCTCATCGACTCCGGTGGCGCGCGCATCCAGGAGGGTGTGGCCGCGCTGACCGAATACGGCCACCTGTTCCGCAAAACCTGCGACGCCAGCGGTTTCGTGCCGCAGCTATCGCTGATCCTCGGCCCCTGCGCCGGCGGTGCCGTCTACTGCCCGGCCCTGACCGACCTGATCATCATGACCCGCGAGAATTCCAACATGTTCGTCACCGGTCCCGACGTGGTCAAAGCGGCCACCGGCGAAGTGATCAGCATGGACGATCTGGGCGGCGGCTACGTGCACAACGCCACGTCCGGCGTGGCCCACTATCTCGGCGAGGACGAGGCGGATGCGATCGACTACGCGCGTACCGTGCTCGCCTATCTGCCGTCCAACTCTGACCAGCAGCCGCCGGTCTACGCGTACGCGGCCACCCGCGCCGACCGTGACGTGGCCAAACGCCTCGCCACCCTCGTGCCGGACAACGACCGCCAGCCGTATGACGTGCTCGACGTGATCCGCTGCATCGTGGACTACGGTGAATTCGTGCAGGTGCACGAACTGTTCGCCGCTTCAGCGGTGGTCGGCTTCGCCTGCATCGACGGCCATCCCGTCGGCATCGTGGCCAACCAGCCGAACGTCAACGCCGGCATTCTCGACGTCGACTCATCCGAAAAAGTGGCGCGATTCGTGCGCTTGTGCGACGCGTTCAACCTGCCGGTCGTCACCTTGGTGGACACCCCGGGCTACAAGCCGGGCGCCGAACAGGAACATGCGGGCATCATCCGCCGTGGCGCGAAGGTCATCTACGCCTACGCCAACGCGCAGGTGCCGCTCGTCACCATCATCCTGCGCAAGGCCTTCGGTGGCGCATACATCGTGATGGGCTCTAAATCCATTGGCGCGGACATGAACTTCGCCTGGCCATCCAGCCAGATCGCGGTGCTCGGCGCGGCCGGCGCGGTCAACATCATCCACCGCAAGGACCTGCAGAAAGCCAAAGACAACGGCAAGGACGTCGAAGCGCTGCGCGCCAAGTACATCGCCGACTACGAACGCACCACCGTCAACGCGAACCTTTCGCTGGAAATGGGCGAGATCGACGCCATGATCGACCCCGAACAGACACGCGAGACCATCATCGAATCGCTCCGCCTGCTCGCCAGCAAGAAACGCGTGCGCCGAACCAGCAAACACCACGGCAACCAGCCGCTGTGA